The Callospermophilus lateralis isolate mCalLat2 chromosome 3, mCalLat2.hap1, whole genome shotgun sequence genome has a segment encoding these proteins:
- the LOC143394698 gene encoding olfactory receptor 4K13-like, producing MDILSKNTSISEFILLGLSHSQEIQIFFFVIFFLVYVAIVVGNLLIVISVIFDNHLHSPMHFLLANLSFFDLCLSSVATPKVIADFFRKRKTILLWGCMVQMYFMHFFGGGEMSLLISMAIDRYVAICKPLHYQIIMNRRMLIGFLMLSWAVGFIHTTSQMVFTVGLPFCGPNVVDSIFCDLSLVIELACTDTYVLELLVIADSGLLSLVCFILLVISYIIMFVTLWQHSSRASSKAVSTLSAHITVVTLFFGPAIFIYAFPFNSYSVDKFLSVFYSIITPFLNPIIYTLRNQEMKAAIKRLSSQQIGSCVFS from the coding sequence ATGGATATCCTAAGTAAAAACACAAGTATTTCTGAGTTTATCCTGCTTGGACTTTCTCATTCCCAAGAAATTCAAATATTCTTTTTTGTTATCTTCTTTCTTGTCTATGTAGCCATTGTAGTGGGGAACCTCCTCATTGTAATCTCTGTGATATTTGATAACCATCTTCACTCACCAATGCACTTCCTTCTGGCAAATCTATCATTTTTTGACCTATGTCTTTCCTCTGTTGCAACTCCCAAAGTGATTGCAGACTTCTTTAGAAAACGCAAAACCATCTTATTGTGGGGCTGCATGGTCCAGATGTACTTTATGCACTTCTTTGGGGGTGGTGAGATGTCTCTCTTGATATCTATGGCCATTGACAGGTATGTGGCCATATGCAAGCCCTTGCACTACCAGATCATCATGAACCGCAGGATGCTCATTGGGTTTCTGATGCTGTCATGGGCAGTTGGATTCATTCATACCACAAGCCAAATGGTTTTCACGGTGGGTTTACCTTTCTGTGGTCCCAATGTTGTGGACAGCATCTTCTGTGACCTCTCTCTGGTCATTGAGCTGGCTTGCACTGACACCTATGTCCTGGAGCTCCTGGTGATTGCGGACAGTGGGCTCTTGTCCCTGGTGTGCTTCATCCTCTTGGTCATATCCTACATCATCATGTTCGTCACCCTCTGGCAGCACTCCTCCAGGGCCTCCTCCAAGGCTGTGTCCACACTCTCTGCTCACATCACTGTAGTGACCCTCTTCTTTGGCCCCGCTATCTTCATCTATGCTTTTCCGTTCAATAGTTATTCTGTAGATAAGTTTCTGTCTGTGTTTTACTCTATAATCACCCCCTTCCTTAATCCAATTATTTATACTTTGAGGAATCAGGAGATGAAGGCAGCCATTAAGAGACTGAGCAGTCAACAGATTGGTTCCTGTGTTTTCTCGTAG